Proteins from one Capricornis sumatraensis isolate serow.1 chromosome 2, serow.2, whole genome shotgun sequence genomic window:
- the GJD2 gene encoding gap junction delta-2 protein, with amino-acid sequence MGEWTILERLLEAAVQQHSTMIGRILLTVVVIFRILIVAIVGETVYDDEQTMFVCNTLQPGCNQACYDRAFPISHIRYWVFQIIMVCTPSLCFITYSVHQSAKQRERRYSTVFLALDRDPPESMGGPGGTGGGGSGGGKREDKKLQNAIVNGVLQNTENTSKETEPDCLEVKELTPHPSGLRTAARSKLRRQEGISRFYIIQVVFRNALEIGFLVGQYFLYGFSVPGLYECDRYPCIKEVECYVSRPTEKTVFLVFMFAVSGICVVLNLAELNHLGWRKIKLAVRGAQAKRKSVYEIRNKDLPRVSVPNFGRTQSSDSAYV; translated from the exons ATGGGGGAATGGACCATCTTGGAGAGGCTGCTGGAAGCCGCGGTGCAGCAGCACTCCACTATGATCGGGAG GATCCTCCTGACTGTGGTGGTGATCTTCCGGATCCTCATTGTGGCCATTGTGGGGGAGACGGTATACGATGATGAGCAGACCATGTTTGTATGCAACACACTGCAGCCCGGCTGTAACCAGGCCTGCTATGACCGCgccttccccatctcccacaTACGTTACTGGGTCTTCCAGATCATAATGGTGTGTACCCCCAGTCTCTGCTTCATCACTTACTCTGTGCACCAGTCTGCAAAGCAACGAGAACGCCGCTACTCTACTGTCTTCCTGGCTCTGGACAGAGATCCTCCTGAGTCCATGGGGGGTCCTGGaggaactgggggtgggggcagtggtggTGGCAAACGAGAAGATAAGAAGTTGCAAAATGCCATTGTTAATGGAGTGCTGCAGAACACAGAGAACACGAGCAAGGAGACGGAGCCAGATTGTTTAGAGGTGAAGGAGCTGACCCCACACCCATCAGGGTTGCGCACTGCAGCTCGATCCAAGCTCCGAAGGCAGGAAGGCATCTCCCGCTTCTACATTATCCAAGTGGTATTCCGAAATGCCCTGGAGATTGGGTTTCTGGTGGGCCAATACTTTCTCTATGGCTTCAGTGTCCCGGGGTTGTATGAATGTGACCGCTACCCCTGTATCAAGGAGGTGGAATGTTATGTGTCCCGGCCTACTGAGAAGACTGTTTTTCTAGTGTTCATGTTTGCAGTGAGCGGCATCTGTGTTGTGCTCAACCTGGCTGAACTCAACCACCTGGGATGGCGCAAGATCAAGCTGGCTGTGCGAGGAGCCCAGGCCAAGAGGAAGTCAGTCTATGAGATCCGCAACAAGGACCTGCCCCGGGTCAGTGTTCCCAATTTTGGCAGGACTCAGTCCAGTGACTCTGCCTATGTGTGA